One Vespa velutina chromosome 12, iVesVel2.1, whole genome shotgun sequence DNA window includes the following coding sequences:
- the LOC124953478 gene encoding uncharacterized protein LOC124953478 isoform X4: protein MDPALPSPSSSAHITRTNQESWTDEEDMFLFILIKNRFEIINPTSSAETKAELWIEVEERLNKKYKKKRDINCVKERWEKLKSLAKLDVYTFLSKIKKKLPRNTSYRPSNFNLQIWKLLKPHKIKEGESDDTNEYTKYISSFEFPDEINTLLDNLIRMSDIVFDPNFSSSSSSNISERSRSLSPPRTMSPVVYTSYRSRSVQPAVNSYITYEDLTLLSDEENEARRISRMETRRSLLSDLRSLSIDQVPERLLTMNTSWESNLRNVSSFYPNDRWVRLIKSGLRREDPTGATDEKEMYRPETSRTEPSRTAPSSSQQPRAEPSSIEPSGAGPSRTESSRTEPSRTESSRTEPSRIEPSRIEPSNIEPSKAESSRAEPSRTEPSRAEPMRVKLVKAKAIELSSHDDASAHLKEFNIGTSDDSNEERSLQRAKCAELKIEPHRSTDQLSSSNITWVVLRESHIAMVDNPNEERGAHSQPRIEPTDQSNNQLSSSNITWVVLKESHVTTVDDPNEERGAQSQPRTEPTNQSNRQWFYSNEKWIQLKESNVAPMDDGGEKQASPILLENEPVYRSDARFFSTSNKTKESDIRMRDDNETRQIQRTHWNESNQQFANNKVRSVYPGERWIRLRETDRSTSDDSGEERRIRAIQRNELLFQSDVAVFHSPNKRIKLRDLEEQDSSILKDNVRERKTSQELKIHPALLSGVKPFQPSDNWIELSETDVRTGDSSESNEHIREVRGTFRIDPSSYTNESIVKTSDDSSEEKTTSTASRTESIYYSDDSCVSEAWLTIRAPDGSIEAIPMDSAHIVTEKVQRVPKKNLSTRTTVQPYYPESWLRIKESLIREKKESRRSLSSPPHVQSYHPVPQPRTRKSIIREPDVFMKPADSDIRPAPRVLPRLSRDSPARTIDSDIEVRPGPSSARKLVSPPSVQPYYPDSWIRIRESPARNRGIRRTESEIEVKPARRLLPNLPDVQSYYPESWTRMMEPSIRERNIRSSINESEIRSSPRNLSTQHRVLFSDKQVRIREPDIRERSPMRQTSSSTDSRSSTRAEAGRHDVRFNRRRETDIREDDHYVRTDYRSQQFTEQIFAEEEHLRRLNILRAQETEMFLLETELLENQIHIQRMESNLETIQMRKRVALSEYKMAELKEMMVEMNISDYKSQARMTGDPGSGANRGTGGAGSIRAAGGAFGQMEIAHEEQFFYNQQREQIRKLREGIRDEIAFHEEQIRRHQEAIERHNARMTEIHNPPEEQ, encoded by the exons ATGGATCCAGCGTTACCGTCGCCATCATCATCAGCACATATTACACGAACGAACCAAGAATCTTGGACGGATGAAGAGGATATGTTTTTATTCATCCTTATAAAGAATCGTTTCGAAATAATCAACCCTACATCCAGTGCAGAAACGAAGGCAGAATTATGGATAGAAGTGGAAGAacgtttaaacaaaaaatacaaaaaaaagagagacataaaTTGCGTTAAGGAACGTTGGGAAAAGTTGAAGAGTTTGGCAAAACTCGATGTTTATACGTTCCTATCGAAG ATCAAAAAAAAGTTACCACGTAACACGAGCTATCGTCCATCGAATTTCAATCTGCAAATTTGGAAATTGTTAAAGCCCCATAAAATAAAGGAGGGGGAGTCCGATGATACGAACGAGTATACCAAATACATATCCAGTTTCGAATTTCCCGATGAGATTAATACATTATTGGACAATTTAATAAGAATGAGCGATATCGTGTTCGATCCAAATTTTTCTAGTTCGTCTTCCTCCAATATATCAGAAAGAAGTCGTAGCCTAAGTCCTCCAAGAACGATGTCCCCTGTAGTTTATACATCGTATAGATCTAGATCGGTCCAACCTGCGGTCAATAGTTATATCACATACGAAGATTTGACACTATTATCCGATGAAGAAAACGAAGCACGTAGAATTTCGAGAATGGAAACAAGAAGATCACTGTTATCAGATCTAAGATCATTGTCGATCGATCAAGTACCAGAAAGATTATTAACAATGAATACATCATGGGAGTCAAATCTACGTAATG tatcatCGTTTTATCCCAACGATAGATGggtaagattaataaaatctgGTCTAAGGAGAGAAGATCCTACAGGAGCGaccgatgaaaaagaaatgtatcgACCAGAGACATCGAGGACCGAACCATCGAGGACTGCACCATCGAGCAGCCAACAACCGAGGGCCGAACCATCGAGTATCGAACCATCAGGGGCCGGACCATCGAGAACCGAATCATCAAGGACCGAACCTTCGAGGACGGAATCATCGAGGACTGAACCATCGAGAATCGAACCATCGAGAATCGAACCATCGAATATCGAACCATCGAAAGCTGAATCATCAAGGGCCGAACCATCGAGGACCGAACCATCGAGGGCCGAACCAATGAGGGTCAAACTAGTAAAGGCCAAAGCAATCGAACTTTCTTCACatgatg ATGCATCGGCTCACctgaaagaatttaatataggAACGTctgacgatagtaacgaagAAAGATCACTCCAGAGAGCAAAGTGTGCCGAATTAAAAATCGAACCACATCGATCTactg atcAACTGTCTAGTTCCAACATTACGTGGGTTGTATTAAGAGAATCTCATATAGCAATGGTTGATAATCCTAATGAAGAAAGAGGGGCGCATTCGCAACCTAGGATCGAACCAACTGATCAatctaata atCAACTGTCTAGTTCCAACATTACGTGGGTTGTATTAAAAGAATCTCATGTGACAACGGTTGATGATCCtaatgaagaaagaggagCGCAATCGCAACCGAGAACCGAACCAACTAATCAatctaata gaCAATGGTTTTATTCAAACGAGAAATGGATACAATTAAAAGAATCCAATGTAGCACCGATGGATGATGGTGGCGAAAAACAAGCATCGCCAATATTATTAGAGAACGAACCAGTTTATCGATctgatg CACGATTCTTTTCAACTAgcaataaaacgaaagaatctGATATAAGAATGAGAGATGACAACGAAACAAGACAAATACAAAGAACACATTGGAACGAATCAAATCAACAATTtgctaataata aagtaCGATCAGTTTATCCCGGCGAAAGATGGATTAGATTAAGAGAAACTGATAGATCAACGAGCGATGATAgtggagaagaaagaagaatccgCGCCATACAGAGGAACGAACTATTATTTCAATCTgatg TAGCAGTGTTCCATTCCCCCAATAAACGGATTAAATTAAGAGATTTAGAAGAACAAGATTCATCAATATTGAAGGAtaatgtaagagaaagaaaaacatcacAAGAATTGAAAATTCATCCAGCCCTGCTTAGTggtg taaaaccGTTTCAACCATCCGATAACTGGATTGAATTAAGTGAAACCGATGTAAGGACAGGGGATTCTTCAGAATCGAACGAACATATCAGAGAAGTAAGAGGAACATTCAGAATCGACCCATCCTCGTATactaatg aatctATTGTAAAAACGAGCGACGATAGTTCCGAAGAGAAAACAACGTCCACAGCATCAAGAACAGAATCAATTTATTACTCTGATG attCATGCGTTTCCGAAGCATGGCTTACAATAAGAGCACCCGATGGATCGATAGAAGCAATTCCTATGGATTCGGCCCATATTGTAACTGAAAAAGTTCAAAGAGtaccaaagaaaaatttatctacTCGAACTActg tacAACCGTATTACCCTGAATCATGGCTTAGGATAAAAGAATCTCttataagggaaaaaaaagaatcaagaaGGTCCTTATCAAGCCCACCtcatg TACAATCGTATCACCCGGTACCACAGCCTAGAACAAGAAAGTCTATTATAAGGGAACCAGATGTATTTATGAAACCGGCCGATAGTGATATTAGACCAGCACCAAGGGTTTTACCAAGGTTATCTcgtg ATTCTCCTGCGAGAACAATCGATAGTGATATAGAAGTAAGACCAGGACCTTCATCAGCAAGAAAATTAGTGAGCCCACCtagtg TACAACCGTACTATCCGGATTCGTGGATTAGAATAAGAGAATCTCCTGCTAGGAATAGAGGAATTAGAAGGACCGAAAGTGAAATCGAAGTAAAACCAGCACGAAGGCTCTTACCAAACCTACctgatg taCAATCATATTATCCGGAATCGTGGACTAGAATGATGGAACCttctataagagaaagaaatataagatcGTCTATAAATGAATCCGAAATAAGATCATCGCCGCGGAACTTATCAACTCAACATcgtg tacTTTTCTCGGATAAACAAGTTAGAATAAGAGAACCTGATATAAGGGAAAGATCACCTATGAGACAAACTAGTAGTTCTACTGACTCAAGATCATCGACGAGGGCCGAAGCAGGCCGACatgatg tacGTTTCAATAGAAGAAGGGAGACCGATATAAGAGAAGATGATCATTATGTAAGAACAGATTATCGTTCGCAACAATTCACGGAACAAATTTTCGCCGAGGAAGAACATTTAAgaagattaaatatattgagaGCCCAGGAGAccgaaatgtttttattagaAACCGAACTTCTAGAAAATCAAATTCATATTCAACGAATGGAAAGCAATCTCGAAACGATACAAATGCGAAAACGAGTTGCTTTGAGCGAATATAAAATGGCGGAACTGAAGGAGATGATGGTCGAGATGAATATATCAGATTACAAAAG TCAAGCAAGAATGACTGGCGACCCTGGTTCTGGTGCAAACAGAGGCACTGGCGGTGCTGGTTCTATCCGAGCAGCAGGAGGGGCTTTTGGACAAATGGAAATTGCTCATGAAGaacaattcttttataatcag CAAAGGGAACAGATAAGAAAGCTGAGAGAAGGTATTCGCGACGAAATTGCTTTCCATGAGGAACAAATCCGCCGTCATCAAGAAGCTATTGAACGTCATAATGCAAGAATGACTGAAATACATAATCCTCCTGaagaacaataa
- the LOC124953478 gene encoding uncharacterized protein LOC124953478 isoform X10 — translation MDPALPSPSSSAHITRTNQESWTDEEDMFLFILIKNRFEIINPTSSAETKAELWIEVEERLNKKYKKKRDINCVKERWEKLKSLAKLDVYTFLSKIKKKLPRNTSYRPSNFNLQIWKLLKPHKIKEGESDDTNEYTKYISSFEFPDEINTLLDNLIRMSDIVFDPNFSSSSSSNISERSRSLSPPRTMSPVVYTSYRSRSVQPAVNSYITYEDLTLLSDEENEARRISRMETRRSLLSDLRSLSIDQVPERLLTMNTSWESNLRNVSSFYPNDRWVRLIKSGLRREDPTGATDEKEMYRPETSRTEPSRTAPSSSQQPRAEPSSIEPSGAGPSRTESSRTEPSRTESSRTEPSRIEPSRIEPSNIEPSKAESSRAEPSRTEPSRAEPMRVKLVKAKAIELSSHDDASAHLKEFNIGTSDDSNEERSLQRAKCAELKIEPHRSTDQLSSSNITWVVLRESHIAMVDNPNEERGAHSQPRIEPTDQSNNQLSSSNITWVVLKESHVTTVDDPNEERGAQSQPRTEPTNQSNRQWFYSNEKWIQLKESNVAPMDDGGEKQASPILLENEPVYRSDARFFSTSNKTKESDIRMRDDNETRQIQRTHWNESNQQFANNKVRSVYPGERWIRLRETDRSTSDDSGEERRIRAIQRNELLFQSDVAVFHSPNKRIKLRDLEEQDSSILKDNVRERKTSQELKIHPALLSGVKPFQPSDNWIELSETDVRTGDSSESNEHIREVRGTFRIDPSSYTNAQRTDKCVKYKESIVKTSDDSSEEKTTSTASRTESIYYSDDSCVSEAWLTIRAPDGSIEAIPMDSAHIVTEKVQRVPKKNLSTRTTDSPARTIDSDIEVRPGPSSARKLVSPPSVQPYYPDSWIRIRESPARNRGIRRTESEIEVKPARRLLPNLPDVQSYYPESWTRMMEPSIRERNIRSSINESEIRSSPRNLSTQHRVLFSDKQVRIREPDIRERSPMRQTSSSTDSRSSTRAEAGRHDVRFNRRRETDIREDDHYVRTDYRSQQFTEQIFAEEEHLRRLNILRAQETEMFLLETELLENQIHIQRMESNLETIQMRKRVALSEYKMAELKEMMVEMNISDYKSQARMTGDPGSGANRGTGGAGSIRAAGGAFGQMEIAHEEQFFYNQQREQIRKLREGIRDEIAFHEEQIRRHQEAIERHNARMTEIHNPPEEQ, via the exons ATGGATCCAGCGTTACCGTCGCCATCATCATCAGCACATATTACACGAACGAACCAAGAATCTTGGACGGATGAAGAGGATATGTTTTTATTCATCCTTATAAAGAATCGTTTCGAAATAATCAACCCTACATCCAGTGCAGAAACGAAGGCAGAATTATGGATAGAAGTGGAAGAacgtttaaacaaaaaatacaaaaaaaagagagacataaaTTGCGTTAAGGAACGTTGGGAAAAGTTGAAGAGTTTGGCAAAACTCGATGTTTATACGTTCCTATCGAAG ATCAAAAAAAAGTTACCACGTAACACGAGCTATCGTCCATCGAATTTCAATCTGCAAATTTGGAAATTGTTAAAGCCCCATAAAATAAAGGAGGGGGAGTCCGATGATACGAACGAGTATACCAAATACATATCCAGTTTCGAATTTCCCGATGAGATTAATACATTATTGGACAATTTAATAAGAATGAGCGATATCGTGTTCGATCCAAATTTTTCTAGTTCGTCTTCCTCCAATATATCAGAAAGAAGTCGTAGCCTAAGTCCTCCAAGAACGATGTCCCCTGTAGTTTATACATCGTATAGATCTAGATCGGTCCAACCTGCGGTCAATAGTTATATCACATACGAAGATTTGACACTATTATCCGATGAAGAAAACGAAGCACGTAGAATTTCGAGAATGGAAACAAGAAGATCACTGTTATCAGATCTAAGATCATTGTCGATCGATCAAGTACCAGAAAGATTATTAACAATGAATACATCATGGGAGTCAAATCTACGTAATG tatcatCGTTTTATCCCAACGATAGATGggtaagattaataaaatctgGTCTAAGGAGAGAAGATCCTACAGGAGCGaccgatgaaaaagaaatgtatcgACCAGAGACATCGAGGACCGAACCATCGAGGACTGCACCATCGAGCAGCCAACAACCGAGGGCCGAACCATCGAGTATCGAACCATCAGGGGCCGGACCATCGAGAACCGAATCATCAAGGACCGAACCTTCGAGGACGGAATCATCGAGGACTGAACCATCGAGAATCGAACCATCGAGAATCGAACCATCGAATATCGAACCATCGAAAGCTGAATCATCAAGGGCCGAACCATCGAGGACCGAACCATCGAGGGCCGAACCAATGAGGGTCAAACTAGTAAAGGCCAAAGCAATCGAACTTTCTTCACatgatg ATGCATCGGCTCACctgaaagaatttaatataggAACGTctgacgatagtaacgaagAAAGATCACTCCAGAGAGCAAAGTGTGCCGAATTAAAAATCGAACCACATCGATCTactg atcAACTGTCTAGTTCCAACATTACGTGGGTTGTATTAAGAGAATCTCATATAGCAATGGTTGATAATCCTAATGAAGAAAGAGGGGCGCATTCGCAACCTAGGATCGAACCAACTGATCAatctaata atCAACTGTCTAGTTCCAACATTACGTGGGTTGTATTAAAAGAATCTCATGTGACAACGGTTGATGATCCtaatgaagaaagaggagCGCAATCGCAACCGAGAACCGAACCAACTAATCAatctaata gaCAATGGTTTTATTCAAACGAGAAATGGATACAATTAAAAGAATCCAATGTAGCACCGATGGATGATGGTGGCGAAAAACAAGCATCGCCAATATTATTAGAGAACGAACCAGTTTATCGATctgatg CACGATTCTTTTCAACTAgcaataaaacgaaagaatctGATATAAGAATGAGAGATGACAACGAAACAAGACAAATACAAAGAACACATTGGAACGAATCAAATCAACAATTtgctaataata aagtaCGATCAGTTTATCCCGGCGAAAGATGGATTAGATTAAGAGAAACTGATAGATCAACGAGCGATGATAgtggagaagaaagaagaatccgCGCCATACAGAGGAACGAACTATTATTTCAATCTgatg TAGCAGTGTTCCATTCCCCCAATAAACGGATTAAATTAAGAGATTTAGAAGAACAAGATTCATCAATATTGAAGGAtaatgtaagagaaagaaaaacatcacAAGAATTGAAAATTCATCCAGCCCTGCTTAGTggtg taaaaccGTTTCAACCATCCGATAACTGGATTGAATTAAGTGAAACCGATGTAAGGACAGGGGATTCTTCAGAATCGAACGAACATATCAGAGAAGTAAGAGGAACATTCAGAATCGACCCATCCTCGTATactaatg caCAACGCACCGATAAATgtgttaaatataaagaatctATTGTAAAAACGAGCGACGATAGTTCCGAAGAGAAAACAACGTCCACAGCATCAAGAACAGAATCAATTTATTACTCTGATG attCATGCGTTTCCGAAGCATGGCTTACAATAAGAGCACCCGATGGATCGATAGAAGCAATTCCTATGGATTCGGCCCATATTGTAACTGAAAAAGTTCAAAGAGtaccaaagaaaaatttatctacTCGAACTActg ATTCTCCTGCGAGAACAATCGATAGTGATATAGAAGTAAGACCAGGACCTTCATCAGCAAGAAAATTAGTGAGCCCACCtagtg TACAACCGTACTATCCGGATTCGTGGATTAGAATAAGAGAATCTCCTGCTAGGAATAGAGGAATTAGAAGGACCGAAAGTGAAATCGAAGTAAAACCAGCACGAAGGCTCTTACCAAACCTACctgatg taCAATCATATTATCCGGAATCGTGGACTAGAATGATGGAACCttctataagagaaagaaatataagatcGTCTATAAATGAATCCGAAATAAGATCATCGCCGCGGAACTTATCAACTCAACATcgtg tacTTTTCTCGGATAAACAAGTTAGAATAAGAGAACCTGATATAAGGGAAAGATCACCTATGAGACAAACTAGTAGTTCTACTGACTCAAGATCATCGACGAGGGCCGAAGCAGGCCGACatgatg tacGTTTCAATAGAAGAAGGGAGACCGATATAAGAGAAGATGATCATTATGTAAGAACAGATTATCGTTCGCAACAATTCACGGAACAAATTTTCGCCGAGGAAGAACATTTAAgaagattaaatatattgagaGCCCAGGAGAccgaaatgtttttattagaAACCGAACTTCTAGAAAATCAAATTCATATTCAACGAATGGAAAGCAATCTCGAAACGATACAAATGCGAAAACGAGTTGCTTTGAGCGAATATAAAATGGCGGAACTGAAGGAGATGATGGTCGAGATGAATATATCAGATTACAAAAG TCAAGCAAGAATGACTGGCGACCCTGGTTCTGGTGCAAACAGAGGCACTGGCGGTGCTGGTTCTATCCGAGCAGCAGGAGGGGCTTTTGGACAAATGGAAATTGCTCATGAAGaacaattcttttataatcag CAAAGGGAACAGATAAGAAAGCTGAGAGAAGGTATTCGCGACGAAATTGCTTTCCATGAGGAACAAATCCGCCGTCATCAAGAAGCTATTGAACGTCATAATGCAAGAATGACTGAAATACATAATCCTCCTGaagaacaataa